A genomic region of Platichthys flesus chromosome 4, fPlaFle2.1, whole genome shotgun sequence contains the following coding sequences:
- the lrrc51 gene encoding leucine rich repeat containing 51, with protein sequence MYGAPVDLSHKRICCLGDTWIEEPRSGLRPLKRNSEKKYKSRSLRLNNNNISDLSDLQVSVSHFLAEPLQLAWLDLSFNRITHIDQVLCELRELRVLYLHGNSLFILSEVDRLGSLPHLLTITLHGNTIEDNPVYRNRVIAALPQLKTMDFSAVTRHERVMATVWHHGLSRRHSKPPPE encoded by the exons ATGTACGGAGCTCCAGTGGATTTATCTCACAAACGGATCTGCTGTCTGGGAG ATACCTGGATAGAAGAACCCAGAAGTGGTCTGCGACCTTTAAAGAGAAATTCAGAGAAGAAGTACAAAAGCCGCTCCCTGCGtcttaataataacaacatctctgacctcagtgacctccaggTGTCTGTGAGCCACTTCCTGGCTGAGCCATTACAGCTGGCCTGGCTGGACCTTTCATTCAACAGAATCACACACATAGACCAG GTTTTGTGTGAGCTGCGTGAGCTGCGTGTGCTGTATCTTCACGGCAACAGCCTTTTTATCCTGTCGGAGGTCGACAGACTGGGATCGCTGCCGCATCTGCTCACCATCACTCTACATGGAAATACCATAGAAGACAACCCAGTTTACAG GAATCGGGTGATTGCTGCTCTGCCTCAGTTAAAGACGATGGACTTCAGTGCCGTGACGCGGCACGAACGAGTCATGGCAACTGTCTGGCATCATGGCCTCAGCCGCAGACATAGCAAGCCCCCTCCGGAGTGA
- the lamtor1 gene encoding ragulator complex protein LAMTOR1 — MGCCYSSENETTEQDPERKPLIPHPNPISKPPNGTDWITTTVPSARTDEQALLTSILHKTAQNIIDVSAADSVMMEQHEYMDKARQYSTKLAVLSSSLSQKKALTLPSLTSQPHQVLASDLVPYSDVQQVSKIAAYAYSAISQIKVDAKEELVVQFAIP; from the exons ATGGGTTGCTGTTACAGCAGCGAGAACGAGACCACAGAGCAG GACCCTGAACGCAAGCCACTGATCCCCCACCCCAACCCAATCAGCAAACCCCCAAATGGGACCGACTGGATCACCACCACTGTCCCGTCAGCGCGGACAGATGAACAGGCCCTCCTTACATCCATCCTCCACAAGACGGCCCA gAACATCATCGATGTCTCAGCAGCTGACTCTGTCATGATGGAGCAGCATGAATACATGGACAAAGCTCGACAATACAG tacGAAGCTGGCTGTGTTGAGCAGCAGTCTGTCCCAGAAGAAAGCGCTCACTCTGCCCTCCCTCACCAGCCAGCCCCACCAAGTGCTTGCTAGTGACCTGGTGCCATACTCAGATGTTCAGCAG GTATCCAAGATCGCAGCCTATGCTTACAGTGCAATCTCTCAAATCAAAGTGGATGCTAAAGAAGAACTGGTGGTCCAATTTGCCATTCCCTGA
- the sfrp2l gene encoding secreted frizzled-related protein 2-like: MSVLLLGLVVLCGASDTVVPVQMGPQSLGFSSSVRSVCKPIPSTLSLCHGIGYRHMRVPNLLGHDSLREAQQQSAAWLPLVSKLCHRDTKKFLCSLFAPVCLPELAGPVSPCRALCEAVRDGCVPVMSAFGFPWPEMFNCSRFPRATELCIPATGDREGRTEEEVKHEQTLKGSVICEACSLAAEGEADIQENFCHSPYAFKMRLGSVSTVGGDRQLVPTARSRILRWAGGGAERAEGIGGAMAHNALWLQEGGTCTCPGLDSAGTNQDQQVEEEQMDKGQAKVGKEGNGPPNGLFLALSQAEEGRLVLTRLVRWTRGDKELKKFIRALLKHPCPEV, from the exons ATGAGTGTGTTGCTGCTCGGCCTCGTTGTGCTCTGCGGAGCCTCTGACACGGTGGTTCCAGTCCAGATGGGGCCGCAGTCTCTCGGCTTCAGTTCGTCGGTGCGCTCGGTGTGCAAACCCATCCCCAGCACCCTGTCTCTGTGCCACGGGATCGGCTACAGGCACATGCGGGTCCCCAACCTGCTGGGCCACGACTCGCTGCGGGAGGCCCAGCAGCAGTCGGCGGCCTGGCTGCCGCTCGTCTCCAAGCTGTGCCACCGGGACACCAAGAAGTTCCTGTGCTCGCTGTTCGCCCCGGTGTGTCTGCCGGAGCTCGCCGGGCCCGTCAGCCCCTGCAGGGCCCTGTGCGAGGCCGTGCGCGACGGCTGCGTGCCCGTGATGAGCGCGTTCGGGTTCCCGTGGCCCGAGATGTTCAACTGCAGCCGGTTCCCGCGCGCGACCGAGCTGTGTATCCCGGCAACCGGAGATCGCGAGGGGCGGAccgaggaggaggtgaagcacgAGCAGACGCTGAAAG GGAGTGTTATCTGTGAGGCCTGTAGTCTGGCTGCTGAAGGAGAGGCAGACATCCAGGAGAACTTCTGCCACAGTCCATATG CATTTAAGATGCGTCTGGGCAGTGTGTCGACGGTGGGGGGGGACCGTCAGCTGGTGCCGACGGCCCGCAGCCGCATCCTGAGGTGGGCAGGGGGAGGAGCGGAGAGGGCAGAAGGGATCGGAGGCGCCATGGCTCACAATGCTTTGTGGTTGCAAGAAGGAGGCACCTGTACGTGTCCTGGTCTAGACTCTGCAGGCACCAACCAAGACCAGCAGGTGGAAGAGGAGCAAATGGATAAAGGACAAGCTAAAGTAGGGAAGGAGGGGAATGGGCCCCCGAATGGACTGTTCCTTGCCCTGTCTCAGGCTGAGGAGGGAAGGCTGGTGCTGACTCGACTGGTGAGGTGGACCAGAGGGGACAAGGAGTTGAAGAAGTTCATCAGAGCTCTACTCAAGCATCCCTGTCCTGAGGTGTAG
- the tomt gene encoding transmembrane O-methyltransferase homolog encodes MVSPAIALAFIPLLLTLLIRYRYYFVLFYRAVLYRIWKDCTTGLSREERVYQYVLTHAIPGDPESILDAFDAWCSKVEFISNIGPKKGKVLDRLLMNQSPLTVLELGAHCGYSTVRIARALPLGARLYSIEMDQRNAAIAEKIVRLAGFDDDTVELIVNPSDEVIPRLRSDYGLERLDFVFMDHWKKSYCPDLQMLEGSGLLGKGSMIVADNVLFPGAPKFLRHIRKSGLYEWKIHRAMLEYSKGIRDGMAELVYQGIK; translated from the exons ATGGTGTCTCCTGCCATCGCTCTGGCCTTCATCCCCCTCCTGCTGACACTGCTCATCAGGTACCGTTACTACTTTGTGCTGTTCTATCGGGCCGTCCTGTACAGGATATGGAAGGACTGTACGACTGGTCTGAGTCGAGAGGAACGGGTCTACCAGTACGTTCTTACTCATGCCATCCCCGGAGACCCTGAAAGCATCCTGGACGCCTTCGACGCCTGGTGCAGCAAGGTGGAGTTCATCAGCAACATTGGGCCTAAGAAAG GGAAGGTCCTGGACCGGCTGCTGATGAACCAGAGTCCTTTGACTGTGCTGGAGCTGGGGGCCCACTGCGGGTACAGCACGGTGCGGATCGCCCGAGCTCTGCCCCTGGGCGCCAGGCTCTACAGCATCGAGATGGACCAGAGGAATGCCGCTATCGCAGAGAAAATCGTCCGGCTGGCAGGATTTGATGACGACACA GTGGAGCTCATTGTGAATCCATCAGATGAAGTCATCCCTCGGCTGCGGTCTGACTACGGTTTGGAGCGTCTGGATTTCGTCTTCATGGACCATTGGAAGAAATCCTACTGTCCTGATCTGCAG ATGCTGGAGGGCTCTGGTCTGCTGGGGAAAGGGTCTATGATCGTGGCGGACAACGTGCTGTTTCCCGGGGCGCCAAAGTTCCTCAGACACATTCGTAAGAGCGGCCTTTATGAGTGGAAGATCCACCGGGCCATGCTGGAGTACAGCAAGGGCATCAGGGATGGCATGGCTGAGCTGGTCTACCAGGGAATCAAGTAA